In Gemmata obscuriglobus, a single genomic region encodes these proteins:
- a CDS encoding response regulator produces MPSRELMILMAEDDAGHAYLIQQNLEDAGISNPVVHVPDGQEALDFIRAEGAFAGRVPNGPLLLLLDINMPRVDGVEVLRRLKADPRTDQIPVIMLTTTDDPREVQRCYELGCSCYVTKPVEYDRFVEAVRRLGLFLAIVQVPREDR; encoded by the coding sequence ATGCCCTCACGCGAGTTGATGATCCTGATGGCCGAGGACGACGCGGGGCACGCGTACCTGATCCAGCAGAACCTGGAGGACGCGGGCATCTCGAACCCGGTGGTCCACGTGCCCGACGGGCAAGAGGCGCTCGACTTCATCCGCGCCGAGGGGGCGTTTGCGGGGCGCGTGCCGAACGGGCCGCTGCTGCTGCTGCTGGACATCAACATGCCCCGGGTGGACGGGGTCGAGGTGCTCCGCCGGCTCAAGGCGGACCCGCGCACCGACCAGATCCCGGTGATCATGCTGACCACCACCGACGACCCGCGCGAGGTGCAGCGGTGCTACGAGCTGGGGTGCTCGTGCTACGTCACCAAGCCGGTCGAGTACGACCGGTTCGTCGAGGCGGTGCGGCGCCTGGGCCTGTTTCTGGCCATCGTTCAAGTGCCCCGAGAAGACCGCTGA
- a CDS encoding PAS domain S-box protein codes for MPATLSATVLIIEDDPGIAALELDRLEEAGYQCVTAADPGEAFEALRSQGIDLILLDYRLPGGMNGLQFYDRMRAAGYDQPVILVTGFGNEATVIQALRVGVRDFVTKSLEYLDYLPDAVGRVLGQVRTEHQLAGIIESARDAIISTDLDRRVTVFNPAAERMFRCPAGAALGRPVTEFVPDESLAAGAPGDTPPLAARPGAWGVRAGGKRFPVEVSVSRGDDRGRRFYTLIVRDVTDRVRMEDELRRTAGLLSAVVEGTTDAVFVKDREGRYLLANPATAAFLRRPAEDIIGRTDAELMPPDEARQVRAHDLQAMAADRAVSIEEQLVLGGTRHAFLSTKAAYRTASGAVVGVIGISRDVTERNRLATERDALLARLQLQIGRMPLAYVLFDTDLRIVDWNPAAERMFGYTREEALGRDGLELAAPSFRPTAERLLGRIRGGDMTVHPVGENVRKDGRVIVCEWYNTPLMDPDGRYTGLLSLGQDVTARVAAEEALRQRDRAIHAVTQGIVITDARRPGHPIVFVSPGFERLTGYSAAEALGRNCRFLQGKDTDPAAVDRLRDALRDERACTVELLNYRKDGTAFWNELSLSPVRDGGDRVTQFVGVLTDVTQRRALEEQFRQAQKMEAIGQLAGGIAHDFNNLLTVINGFSELTLRQLPTDDPCQPLVTEIRDAGERATRLTRKLLTFSRKEVVEPVVLDLNATVDGARGMLRWLLGEGVRLVVKSDPRLDRVRADAGHVEQVILNLAVNARDAMPHGGTLTVGTANVTSDGPSGPGRVPAGRYVRLSVADTGVGMTEEIQAKIFEPFFTTKAIGQGTGLGLSTVYGIVQQTGGHIRVTSAPGRGATFEVYFPSAGRDPADAQAAHAAEPGGPTGRGTVLVVEDDDRVRRLARIALQRFGYTVLDAPSAEEALRVCERPEPPIDLLLTDVVMPGMGGRELAEVVARLRPGIKVLYVSGYADDAVVRHGVLRAEVAFLQKPFTPAALAEKVRSVLE; via the coding sequence GTGCCCGCCACCCTCTCCGCCACCGTACTAATCATCGAAGACGATCCCGGAATTGCCGCGCTGGAACTGGACCGGCTCGAGGAGGCCGGGTACCAGTGCGTCACGGCGGCCGACCCGGGCGAAGCGTTCGAGGCCCTTCGGTCCCAGGGCATCGACCTGATCCTGCTCGACTACCGCCTGCCGGGCGGGATGAACGGGCTCCAGTTTTACGACCGGATGAGGGCCGCCGGGTACGACCAGCCGGTGATCCTGGTGACCGGGTTCGGCAACGAGGCCACCGTGATCCAGGCGCTGCGGGTCGGGGTCCGGGATTTCGTCACCAAGTCGCTGGAGTACCTGGACTACCTGCCGGACGCGGTGGGCCGCGTGCTCGGGCAGGTGCGCACCGAGCACCAACTGGCGGGCATCATCGAGTCGGCCCGGGACGCGATCATCAGCACCGATCTGGACCGCCGGGTGACGGTGTTCAACCCGGCGGCCGAGCGCATGTTCCGGTGCCCGGCGGGCGCCGCGCTGGGCCGCCCGGTCACCGAGTTCGTACCCGACGAGTCGCTCGCCGCCGGCGCCCCCGGGGACACGCCGCCGCTGGCCGCGCGCCCGGGGGCGTGGGGGGTGCGGGCCGGCGGCAAGCGGTTCCCGGTCGAGGTGTCGGTGTCGCGCGGCGACGACCGGGGGCGGCGGTTCTACACGCTGATCGTGCGGGACGTGACCGACCGGGTGCGCATGGAGGACGAGTTGCGGCGCACCGCGGGGCTGCTGTCCGCGGTCGTCGAGGGGACCACGGACGCGGTGTTCGTCAAGGACCGGGAGGGGCGGTACCTGCTGGCGAACCCGGCCACCGCGGCGTTCCTGCGGCGCCCGGCCGAGGACATCATCGGCCGCACCGACGCCGAACTGATGCCCCCGGACGAGGCGCGCCAGGTGCGCGCGCACGACCTCCAGGCGATGGCCGCGGACCGGGCCGTGTCGATCGAGGAGCAGTTGGTGCTGGGCGGGACGCGGCACGCGTTCCTGTCCACCAAGGCCGCCTACCGCACGGCCTCGGGGGCGGTGGTCGGGGTGATCGGCATTTCCCGCGACGTGACCGAGCGAAACCGGCTGGCGACCGAGCGGGACGCGCTCCTCGCCCGGCTCCAGCTCCAGATCGGCCGGATGCCGCTCGCGTACGTGCTGTTCGACACGGACCTGCGAATAGTCGATTGGAACCCGGCCGCCGAGCGCATGTTCGGCTACACGCGGGAGGAGGCCCTCGGGCGCGACGGACTCGAGCTGGCCGCACCGTCCTTCCGGCCGACCGCCGAACGGCTGCTCGGCCGCATCCGGGGCGGGGACATGACGGTTCACCCGGTCGGCGAGAACGTGCGCAAGGACGGCCGGGTGATCGTGTGCGAGTGGTACAACACCCCGCTCATGGACCCGGACGGGCGGTACACCGGGCTGTTGAGCCTGGGGCAGGACGTGACCGCGCGGGTGGCGGCCGAGGAGGCGCTGCGGCAGCGGGACCGGGCGATCCACGCCGTGACCCAGGGGATCGTCATCACCGACGCCCGGCGGCCGGGCCACCCGATCGTGTTCGTGAGCCCCGGGTTCGAGCGGCTCACCGGGTACTCGGCGGCCGAGGCGCTGGGCCGCAACTGCCGGTTCCTCCAGGGCAAAGACACGGACCCGGCGGCCGTGGACCGGCTCCGGGACGCGCTGCGGGACGAGCGCGCGTGTACGGTGGAGCTGCTCAACTACCGCAAGGACGGCACCGCGTTCTGGAACGAGCTGTCGCTGTCCCCGGTGCGGGACGGCGGGGACCGGGTGACCCAGTTCGTCGGGGTGCTGACCGACGTGACCCAGCGCCGCGCGCTGGAGGAGCAGTTCCGCCAGGCCCAGAAGATGGAGGCCATCGGGCAGCTCGCCGGGGGCATCGCGCACGACTTCAACAACCTGCTCACCGTCATCAACGGGTTCAGCGAGCTGACCCTCCGCCAACTGCCCACCGACGACCCCTGCCAGCCGCTCGTGACCGAGATCCGCGACGCCGGCGAGCGGGCCACCCGGCTCACCCGCAAGCTGCTCACGTTCAGCCGCAAGGAGGTCGTGGAGCCGGTGGTGCTGGACCTGAACGCGACCGTCGACGGCGCGCGCGGGATGCTCCGCTGGCTGCTCGGCGAGGGGGTGCGGCTCGTGGTAAAGTCGGACCCGAGGCTGGACCGGGTGCGGGCCGACGCCGGGCACGTCGAACAGGTGATCCTGAACCTCGCGGTGAACGCCCGGGACGCCATGCCGCACGGCGGCACCCTGACCGTCGGCACCGCCAACGTCACGTCCGACGGGCCGAGCGGCCCCGGCCGGGTGCCCGCGGGCCGGTACGTGCGGCTCTCGGTGGCCGACACCGGGGTGGGCATGACCGAGGAGATCCAGGCCAAGATCTTCGAACCGTTTTTCACCACCAAGGCGATCGGCCAGGGCACCGGGCTCGGGCTGTCCACGGTGTACGGGATCGTCCAGCAAACGGGCGGGCACATCCGCGTGACCAGCGCCCCGGGGCGCGGGGCCACGTTCGAGGTGTACTTCCCGTCGGCCGGCCGGGACCCCGCCGACGCACAAGCGGCGCACGCGGCGGAGCCCGGCGGGCCGACCGGGCGGGGAACGGTGCTGGTGGTGGAGGACGACGACCGGGTGCGGCGGCTCGCCCGCATCGCGCTCCAGCGGTTCGGGTACACGGTGCTGGACGCGCCCAGCGCCGAGGAGGCCCTGCGGGTGTGCGAGCGCCCGGAGCCGCCGATCGATCTGCTGCTCACGGACGTGGTGATGCCCGGGATGGGCGGGCGCGAGCTGGCGGAGGTGGTGGCCCGGTTGCGCCCCGGGATCAAGGTGCTGTACGTGAGCGGGTACGCGGACGACGCGGTGGTCCGGCACGGGGTGCTCCGCGCCGAGGTGGCGTTCCTCCAGAAGCCGTTCACCCCCGCCGCGCTCGCCGAAAAGGTCCGCTCCGTTCTGGAATGA
- a CDS encoding WD40/YVTN/BNR-like repeat-containing protein, protein MKLALGAAALLGLCAPGASGQWQPQTIKTDADFRGLCVVEPKVAWVSGTKGTFGRTTNGGATWTAGTVPGAEKLDFRDVEAFGAGTAYLMSAGPGADSRIYKTTDGGKTWVLQFKNPEPQGFLDAIAFWDEKTGIAFGDPVNGRFQLLTTTDSGATWEPLPEKSRPEALAGEGAFAASGTCLIARGEKDVWFCTGGAKVARAFHSTDRGQTWTVVELPLLAGGASAGAFGLAFRDRDHGVIVGGDYRKPDDTAGTVAVTSDGGKTWAVVKKPLPFRSAVAWAKDRWVAVGTSGAEVSPDDGATWAPLDKEKYNSVGLTATGEGWAVGPKGRITRFTVAEK, encoded by the coding sequence ATGAAACTGGCACTCGGCGCCGCGGCGCTCCTCGGGCTGTGCGCGCCCGGCGCGTCCGGGCAGTGGCAGCCGCAAACGATCAAAACGGACGCCGACTTCCGCGGGCTGTGCGTCGTGGAGCCGAAAGTCGCGTGGGTCAGCGGCACGAAGGGCACGTTCGGGCGCACCACGAACGGAGGGGCCACCTGGACCGCCGGGACCGTTCCCGGGGCCGAGAAGCTCGACTTCCGGGACGTAGAGGCGTTCGGAGCGGGCACCGCCTATCTGATGAGCGCCGGCCCGGGCGCGGACTCGCGTATCTACAAAACGACCGACGGCGGCAAGACCTGGGTCCTTCAGTTCAAGAACCCCGAGCCGCAAGGGTTCCTCGACGCCATCGCGTTCTGGGACGAGAAGACCGGGATCGCCTTCGGTGACCCGGTGAACGGGCGGTTCCAGTTGCTCACGACCACTGACAGCGGCGCCACCTGGGAGCCGCTACCGGAGAAGAGCCGGCCCGAGGCGCTGGCCGGCGAGGGCGCGTTCGCGGCCAGCGGCACCTGCCTCATCGCCCGCGGCGAGAAAGACGTTTGGTTCTGCACCGGCGGGGCCAAAGTCGCGCGGGCGTTTCACTCGACCGACCGGGGACAGACCTGGACCGTCGTCGAATTACCCCTCCTGGCCGGGGGCGCGTCGGCCGGCGCGTTCGGGCTCGCTTTCCGGGACCGGGACCACGGGGTGATCGTCGGCGGCGACTACCGCAAGCCCGACGACACCGCCGGAACCGTCGCGGTGACGAGTGACGGCGGGAAAACGTGGGCGGTCGTCAAGAAGCCGCTGCCGTTCCGGTCCGCGGTCGCCTGGGCGAAGGATCGGTGGGTCGCGGTGGGCACGTCGGGCGCGGAGGTGTCACCGGACGACGGCGCGACCTGGGCGCCGCTCGACAAGGAAAAGTACAACAGCGTCGGGCTCACGGCGACCGGTGAAGGGTGGGCCGTCGGGCCGAAGGGGCGAATCACACGGTTCACGGTCGCCGAAAAGTAG
- a CDS encoding IS4 family transposase produces the protein MTEPSGPTGEEFERAFDLLAAHFDPSEADARFPRRANAVYTASVILWMLVYQRTHPDKSLEATVKHLLDARPDLLPNTKRVRENALSSNTSSYSDARQWLPLEAARWFADHVSRARIDGAPPTWSGRRVFLIDGTTRTLAPEPELREKYPPATNPHGRGVWPVALLVVAHELSSGAAVVPEVGATFGPHAVSETALAGAVMDRLPANGVVMADAGFGIFAVALGARARGLGFVFRLTAARFTAYRRTAREVGRGDGWWTGEFAWRPSAKERRKHPEWAADAELKARVHEVSIPNGGALAVVTDTDATASDVGSWYRQRGTVEVDIRNVKVVLNTEHMAVRSEAMFRKELLMSVVSYNLVVPFRRQAAERAKCRPRELSFKRVWTTFRTFLLGKMFTTAGQWRAGYERALGYAMRDRLPQRPPDRRYEREAYPRRPKADQFKKRKPRTTTNHTPT, from the coding sequence ATGACCGAGCCTTCCGGACCGACGGGCGAGGAGTTCGAGCGCGCGTTCGACCTCCTCGCCGCTCATTTCGACCCATCCGAGGCCGATGCCCGGTTCCCCCGGCGGGCCAACGCCGTGTATACCGCCTCGGTCATCCTCTGGATGCTCGTGTACCAGCGCACCCACCCCGACAAGTCCCTGGAAGCCACCGTCAAGCATCTGCTCGACGCCCGACCCGATTTGCTCCCTAACACCAAGCGGGTGCGCGAGAACGCGCTGTCGTCGAATACCAGCAGCTACTCCGACGCCCGCCAGTGGCTACCGCTCGAAGCGGCCCGATGGTTCGCCGACCATGTGAGCCGCGCGCGCATCGACGGTGCCCCGCCCACGTGGTCCGGGCGGCGCGTGTTCCTGATCGACGGCACCACCCGGACCCTGGCCCCCGAACCCGAGCTCCGCGAGAAGTACCCACCGGCCACGAACCCGCACGGCCGCGGGGTGTGGCCGGTGGCACTGCTGGTGGTCGCCCACGAGTTGAGTAGCGGGGCCGCCGTGGTGCCCGAAGTGGGGGCCACGTTCGGCCCCCACGCGGTGTCGGAAACGGCACTGGCCGGGGCCGTCATGGACCGCCTGCCCGCCAACGGGGTGGTGATGGCGGACGCCGGGTTCGGGATCTTCGCGGTGGCGCTCGGGGCTCGCGCGCGGGGCCTGGGGTTCGTGTTCCGGCTGACGGCGGCGCGGTTCACCGCATACCGCCGCACGGCTCGTGAGGTGGGCCGTGGGGACGGGTGGTGGACCGGGGAATTCGCGTGGCGCCCCAGCGCCAAGGAGCGGCGCAAGCACCCGGAGTGGGCGGCGGACGCCGAGCTGAAGGCGCGGGTGCACGAGGTGAGCATACCGAACGGCGGGGCGCTGGCGGTGGTGACGGACACGGACGCCACGGCCAGCGACGTGGGCTCGTGGTACCGGCAACGGGGCACCGTGGAAGTGGACATCCGGAACGTGAAGGTGGTGCTGAACACCGAGCACATGGCGGTGCGAAGCGAGGCGATGTTCCGTAAGGAGTTGCTGATGTCGGTGGTGTCGTACAACCTAGTGGTGCCGTTCCGCCGGCAAGCGGCCGAGCGGGCCAAGTGCCGGCCACGGGAGCTGAGTTTTAAGCGCGTGTGGACCACGTTCCGAACGTTCTTGCTGGGAAAGATGTTCACGACGGCGGGGCAATGGCGCGCCGGTTACGAGCGGGCGCTCGGGTACGCCATGCGCGACCGACTACCCCAACGCCCGCCCGATCGCCGGTACGAGCGAGAGGCGTACCCGAGGCGCCCGAAAGCCGACCAGTTCAAAAAACGCAAACCGCGAACCACCACCAACCACACACCAACATAA
- a CDS encoding LON peptidase substrate-binding domain-containing protein, which translates to MSANEIDGFSGTVRLFPLPSLVVFPHVVQALHIFEPRYRRMTADALAGDGLIAMATLSANADEPADRPAIEPIVCVGRIVWHEKHPGGKYDLRLRGLSRARVVEELDSDAPYRTARVELIPDTASVNLSRLTELRRDLAAAVLPRFEDDSPAQRQLGELFDGDAPLGQVCDVLAFALPLPPELKLALLAEPLADRRATAIADALRVSAARAERPFPPPFSAN; encoded by the coding sequence ATGAGCGCGAACGAAATCGACGGCTTCTCGGGCACGGTGCGGCTGTTTCCGCTGCCGAGCCTCGTGGTGTTCCCGCACGTGGTGCAGGCGCTGCACATCTTCGAGCCGCGGTACCGGCGGATGACCGCCGACGCGCTCGCGGGCGACGGGCTCATCGCGATGGCCACGCTCAGCGCCAACGCCGACGAGCCCGCCGACCGCCCCGCGATCGAGCCGATCGTGTGCGTCGGGCGGATCGTCTGGCACGAAAAGCACCCCGGCGGGAAGTACGACCTGCGGTTGCGCGGCCTCAGCCGCGCGCGGGTGGTCGAGGAGCTTGATTCCGACGCGCCCTACCGCACCGCCCGCGTGGAACTGATCCCCGACACCGCGTCGGTGAATCTCTCCCGACTGACCGAGCTGCGCCGCGACCTCGCGGCGGCCGTTCTGCCGCGGTTCGAGGACGACTCGCCGGCCCAGCGGCAGTTGGGCGAACTGTTCGACGGGGACGCCCCGCTCGGGCAGGTGTGCGACGTCCTGGCGTTCGCGCTGCCCCTGCCCCCCGAGTTGAAGCTCGCACTTCTGGCGGAACCGCTCGCGGACCGCCGCGCGACGGCCATCGCGGACGCGCTGCGGGTCTCCGCGGCGCGTGCCGAGCGCCCGTTCCCGCCGCCGTTCAGCGCGAACTAA
- a CDS encoding cytochrome c biogenesis protein CcdA: protein MTRFILPLLVLLASCAPALAHPLPNFRYDRELDVRLSARTVEVRYVLLVSFWTMFTDSQKLFTPEEIEQMGGKLREVSRRYCEKMAPLMAQALEAKLGGAALQFRATKLDVEQDRDHARFRFVFQAPWRPAGGGPENAFTFEDRNFEGETGAVWLVVKPDESALDVKELVEPEDLRKRDPSQYKPGDAARARRASAVFTAPGLPPLGAEPPPTPPAPGSAPEPEPAPAVVERAPDEGFFALLFERGPKALFDTNFGLGMLLFTAAVFGAFHAFAPGHGKSVAAAFLVGEQGTYRQAALLGLSTTLAHTGSVILIAGVFYFRYRESVPEEAQHWLGLFGGLLVLFVGMWLFMRRLRGKVDHVHLFGGCADMCGNHAAAPRVPECRAPVRGRDATGEQVQVLQLAPAKTPLSWVRVVLLGIGAGAIPCVDAVLLLMLAVSAGKLGLALPLLVAFSVGLSSVLVLVGSLVVAIHRTGRRVSGENGWFRFLPTASAVLLMGMGLWMARDAWKGFTAGVQ from the coding sequence ATGACCCGCTTCATCCTCCCACTGCTGGTGCTGCTCGCGTCGTGTGCCCCGGCGCTCGCGCACCCGCTGCCGAACTTCCGGTACGACCGCGAACTCGACGTGCGGCTCAGCGCGCGAACGGTCGAGGTGCGGTACGTGCTGCTCGTCAGCTTCTGGACCATGTTCACCGATAGCCAGAAGCTGTTCACGCCCGAAGAGATCGAGCAGATGGGCGGCAAGCTGCGCGAGGTGAGCCGCCGGTACTGTGAGAAGATGGCGCCGCTCATGGCGCAGGCGCTCGAGGCGAAGCTGGGGGGCGCCGCGCTCCAGTTCCGGGCCACGAAGCTGGACGTTGAGCAGGACCGCGACCACGCCCGGTTCCGGTTCGTGTTCCAGGCCCCGTGGCGGCCCGCGGGCGGCGGGCCGGAGAACGCCTTCACGTTCGAGGACCGCAACTTCGAGGGCGAGACGGGGGCCGTGTGGCTGGTCGTCAAGCCCGACGAGTCGGCGCTGGACGTCAAGGAACTGGTCGAGCCGGAAGACCTTCGCAAGCGCGACCCGAGTCAGTACAAGCCCGGCGACGCGGCCCGCGCCCGGCGGGCGTCCGCCGTGTTCACCGCCCCGGGCCTCCCGCCGCTCGGGGCCGAACCGCCGCCCACCCCTCCGGCACCCGGGAGCGCCCCGGAACCCGAACCGGCCCCGGCCGTGGTGGAGCGGGCGCCCGACGAGGGCTTCTTCGCGCTCCTGTTCGAGCGCGGCCCGAAGGCCCTCTTTGACACCAACTTCGGCCTCGGGATGCTGTTGTTCACGGCGGCCGTCTTCGGCGCGTTCCACGCCTTCGCGCCGGGGCACGGAAAAAGCGTCGCGGCGGCGTTCCTGGTGGGCGAGCAGGGGACGTACCGGCAGGCGGCGCTGCTCGGGCTCAGCACCACGCTCGCGCACACCGGCAGCGTGATCCTGATCGCGGGCGTGTTCTACTTCCGCTACCGCGAGTCCGTCCCGGAGGAGGCCCAGCACTGGCTCGGGCTGTTCGGCGGGCTGCTCGTGCTGTTCGTGGGGATGTGGCTGTTCATGCGCCGGTTGCGCGGGAAGGTCGATCACGTCCACCTGTTCGGCGGGTGCGCCGACATGTGCGGGAACCACGCCGCCGCCCCGCGGGTGCCGGAGTGCCGCGCCCCGGTGCGCGGCCGGGACGCGACCGGTGAGCAAGTTCAGGTGCTCCAGCTCGCGCCCGCGAAGACGCCGCTGAGCTGGGTCCGCGTGGTGCTCCTCGGCATCGGCGCCGGGGCCATCCCGTGCGTGGACGCGGTGCTGCTACTGATGCTCGCGGTGTCCGCGGGCAAGCTCGGGCTGGCGCTGCCGCTGCTCGTCGCGTTCAGCGTCGGGCTGTCGAGCGTGCTGGTGCTGGTCGGGTCGCTCGTTGTGGCGATCCACCGGACCGGGCGCCGGGTGTCGGGCGAGAACGGCTGGTTCCGGTTCCTCCCCACCGCCAGCGCGGTCCTTCTAATGGGCATGGGGCTGTGGATGGCGCGCGACGCCTGGAAGGGTTTCACCGCCGGCGTCCAATAG
- a CDS encoding transposase yields MRRGYSTITPAVVHALSRRTLARALGWTDYKQSVTRTQLLDLVLLIAGTTRTLFAVVTRYFGFSHQTARQALRANLGSRDQLTTRLVDALHDVATFTRRDRTRRWTCAIDVHYVPFYGDRSTPGIIGGPKKAGTSFFHAYATCVLIHKRRRYTVGLMSVTKGVKPHQQVQTLLDQVVARGLTVRGVVLDAGFDSGETLLLLQQRNLNYTVPIRKKGKGTNRRNECYTQPSGTITTMERVTEKTRQAVSTRVLVWERTGEGAARVYAFRGWGDATAVSEANRARLGRRRYRERFGIETSYRQKNQARGWTTRTDPEYRRLLEGVALLLRQVWVCLTLRIARAQRLAPSAWVAEFPLAEMLDWLTQRIRARYPRTRCITLPNKTLTTTATT; encoded by the coding sequence ATGCGACGCGGTTACTCTACGATCACCCCGGCGGTGGTCCATGCGTTGTCCCGGCGAACGTTGGCTCGGGCACTCGGTTGGACCGACTACAAGCAGTCGGTGACGCGCACCCAGTTGTTGGACCTGGTGCTGTTGATCGCGGGCACCACCCGCACCCTGTTCGCGGTGGTCACCCGGTACTTCGGGTTCTCCCACCAGACCGCGCGGCAGGCGCTGCGCGCGAACCTGGGCTCCCGGGACCAACTCACGACCCGGTTGGTGGACGCCCTTCACGACGTGGCGACGTTCACCCGCCGGGACCGGACCCGCCGGTGGACGTGCGCCATCGACGTGCATTACGTGCCCTTTTACGGGGACCGCAGCACCCCGGGCATCATCGGCGGACCCAAGAAGGCCGGCACCTCATTCTTCCATGCGTACGCCACCTGCGTTCTGATTCATAAGCGACGGCGTTACACCGTCGGGCTGATGAGCGTAACGAAGGGCGTCAAGCCGCACCAGCAGGTGCAAACCCTTCTGGATCAAGTAGTTGCCCGCGGGCTGACGGTCCGCGGGGTGGTGCTGGACGCCGGGTTCGACAGCGGGGAAACGTTGCTGCTGTTGCAGCAACGGAACCTCAACTACACGGTGCCGATCCGCAAGAAGGGCAAAGGGACCAACCGCCGCAACGAGTGCTACACCCAACCGTCGGGCACCATCACCACGATGGAACGGGTGACCGAGAAGACCCGTCAGGCGGTGTCCACCCGGGTGTTGGTGTGGGAGCGCACGGGCGAAGGGGCGGCCCGGGTGTACGCGTTCCGCGGGTGGGGCGATGCGACCGCCGTGTCCGAGGCGAACCGGGCTCGGCTGGGCCGCCGCCGGTACCGCGAGCGGTTCGGGATCGAGACCAGCTATCGGCAAAAGAATCAAGCCCGCGGGTGGACCACCCGCACCGACCCCGAGTACCGACGGCTGCTCGAAGGGGTGGCGTTGCTGTTGCGACAAGTGTGGGTGTGCCTGACCCTCCGGATCGCGCGCGCACAACGGCTCGCGCCGAGCGCGTGGGTGGCCGAGTTCCCGTTGGCCGAGATGCTCGACTGGCTCACACAACGCATCCGCGCCCGGTACCCACGCACGCGATGTATCACACTGCCGAACAAAACACTTACAACCACCGCAACCACTTGA